GGAGGGAGAATCAGTTTCAATTAAGAAGTttgattaaaataacaataattgatCTGAGAGCATGGATGCTGTAATGCATGATGAGAACCAGGGTTACATTAGGGAGGAGAAATATTTGGGGGCAAGAAAACCAAGGCTAAAAAGAGGCTAAATGTTTGGTGTAGTTCCACAGCTATATGAGTCTCTTTCAATGTGTATAAAAGGGACAGATTTGCTTCTCCTTCCTTAGGAAATATTttcaattttcatttttattggtgttttttctctttaaaaaaagagagagaaagatttacAGGTAAAAAATACTTGCACACCTATATACAATCCATAAAAATACATGTCACTATGATATGCCTAGAAATTTCCTCTATCACCCACCCTTTTGCTTTAATACTTTCCCCTTCCCATAGATGAACAAAAAAATCACCTGGAAGGGACAGGCATTGGTCTAGCTTCCCAGCTAAAATACAAAAGgaagatacaaaacaaaaactaaaaaggATGAAAGGTTTCTTTGGTTTCTCAAGTTTAACTTaggttcttttttccccctttccctttttcttttgctagGAGGAGGATGCTTGAGTGCAGGGCATTGGGAATAAGTACCTGAGGGAgactagggagggggagaaggtgcTAGCTCAGTGACAGAAGCTGGTGTTCAGTGGTGGAGCGTGGCTTTGCATGGTTCCATACCcagcaactccaggcagggctgaataAAGACGCCTGCTCCAAACCTGGGAGAGAGAGGCTGCCACTCAGCATGtagaagacaatactgagatgtGGTGGAACTAAGCTTCTTGTGCTCCCCCTGTAATGTTTTGTTCCCAGAAGCAGGGAATCCCCCTGTCTGCTTTGGAGAAAGAAGACAAGGGCTCAGGAATGTAACAGGCAATGTGTTTAGGAGTGGTGACAAAAGCGTCACTGGCCTTGGCTCTGCTCATTGTCCTTGGTCATCTTTGGTCAAACAGGTTTTTGAAAGCCTACAAAACCTGTTTAGAAGAGGTGACAGTGGGGCAAGTGTCCCAAAACCACAGGGGATGGTGTCTCCTTTTAACTCTTAACACCACTCTTGTGGTTGTCCATCTCAATGCAAACCCTCCAGAGCTTTTGCAGCACTTGTTTTGCTTAGTCAGCTGGGTCTGTTTGAACATTACCTCCAAGTCTCCCCAACCCCTGGCTTATTTGTAGCCTGTGAACAAAGGGCACCATCTTTGTATGTAAATTCAGAACTGAAGAACCCAGCCTCTGAACTATTTGGGGAACCTGGACTGAATAGATAGCAGGAGCTATAGCTCACCAGCTGAGCACAAGTGCCACAGATTGAGGGTTGCCAGCCCCAACCAGGTTTCTGCacgttaaaaacaaacaacccccaaaGCAGCTTGAGATGGCAGGAGCTGCCTCTAGCCAATGTTTCTCTAGGCTAGAGGAAGGGATTTATTTGCTTTCCTGTGGAGTTGCCAGGCTGCAACCTGTAAAAAACCTTCAGATCCCCAAATGCAGTGGGAGTCAAGGCAACCAGCTTCCCACGTGGCACATCCCTGGAACCCTGATAATTAAAACAGGTTGGGAAGGATGGCTGGACAGAAGGGCCAAGGAAGGAGCGAATCAGCAGGAGCAGTTGTGGCTGCCTTGCTTCCTGCCAAATTGGGAGATTCAAAAGGAGGTAAATGTTCTCCAGATATGCAGCCCAACTCAAGTGATGCAACACACATGTGTGAACCTGCTTTTGAACTGATTTGGGTTCAAGAAGGATTTTTCTTGCAGGCTGGACCGATCTGTGATCTTAGGGCATGGGGGCCCTTAGGGGCGGGTCTTGTCATCCCTTGTAACTTGGCTTGCTTGTCTGAGTTATGAGCATGTGAGGCACTTCAATCCTGTGTGAGATGTTGTTCCTCCAGCTTTCTACACTTGTGGCTCATTATGGTCTGCTTGTGTGCCTGTTATGCACATTCACTTCCTAATCTTTCAGCCCTGGGATTCAGTTCTCTGTCCAATGCCTGACATTTAAGGACCCTTTCATACATCAAGAGGTAATAAACTCGGGCAAGGATCCATAGCCCACCCCAGCTCCCTGATGTATGTATGCAAACATGGGCTCATCACAAGCATCTGTTTTTAAGTGCACATGTAAAACATAATTGCCCCAGCCCCAATGAGATCTCTCTTTCTCGACTGGGAACTGCTGGTATAAATTATATGTGCATTCTGTTACTTACATGCACAACCAGAGGTGGATTAGGACACTTATATGTACGCCTTTAAAAATGTGATGTGTGGATGGAGTGGCCCTTTGGTGAAATTGGGCCAGATTCCACAATTCTGCTCTCACAGCAAGGGATAGTGGAGAGGCATGTATCTTTAGGAAAGCAGAAGCCACCAGAGCAGATGTTTTTGCATATCCCCCAACATTACACTTACATCACAATGtgagctttgtcatggtggcaaCTGCAGGATGGGAGCTAATGGAGAACGCCCAGGTTGGTGTGGAATTCAGGGCTCCAGGCAGTCTAGCAGCTTTACCAGACAAGAGCTGAAAGGCCCGAATGTGCCAGAAGTGTATTTGCCATGTGCAAAGAAGAGCTTGCTCTGAGCCCCACCACCAACCTCCAGAGCCTCTATGTAGGCAAAACCAGAGTCAATTCTTTCCTCCACTggaagtccttccttccttctctgtggAATTTGCAAGAAGGAACTATGAACAGGTAGCCACATTCCTGCTTGCTCAAGATCACTGATCTCTCCTGCTAAATGCAGGCAAAGTTTTCAATTTGCCTAAAAGCCCTGTTTTTGCACATGTTCCTCTGTGGATAAAATGTTTCCAGGCTGACATGGGCCCTAGGTATGCAGCTGTGCTCAAGAAACTCTAGAAGCAGGCTGATAGCCTGTCAGAGCTCTCAATGCATAGGGGACTCTGCAGAAGAGGCACTTTGGGGTGATGCTTATTAAGAATACTGGTTTCATTTGGGGGAGTGCGGGAGACAGAGGATGGATGGGTTTCGCTCTTCCAGCTGGGAGAGTGGAAGGACTCCACTTCCTTTTCCTATGGCCACCTGTCCTTCACCCAGTACCATCAGCACAGTTCTCAACAAGAGACCCACCTTGTACAGGACGTCTGAGGTTGCAACAGATGCAATTTGGTACCAAAAGGCAAGCCTGGAAGTTACTAATTGGACTCAGTCTCCCTGCAGAGCCCCCAGTCCCACTCCCCAACCTCAAGTTATTGAGTCCAGCCCAGCAAGAGGTACCCTGGCCTTGTCTCTCCTTGTGCCCATCTGGTTCCTGTTCACAGCAGGTCCCCGTCATCTCTGTCATGAACCCAACTGTACTAGGAAAGGGTGTTAAGGAACTGGTTCTCCCCTGCCAGCGAGTTCAGCATGGAGCTCATGTCCCCcacagccatgttggctgggccgCCAGGTGGGGAGGTGGGGCTGAGGCCCTCTGCGTCGTCTAGGATAGCTGTGAAGTCCAAGTGGGTGTTCTCCAAGTCCAGAGTGTCCAAGCTGTTGGACACCTGCTCTTCTGGCAGGTAAGAGAAAGAGTTTGATTTGAGGATGTCCAGCCTGGGGGTGAAGGGCCCACCTGGATCCTCTGCCACGCAGCTGGGGGGCTGGCAGTGACGTTGGTGGGCGTTCATCAACTTGTTCCCGGAAGCTTTGCCCAACGGCATGGAGAAACCTCTGGCCTCCTCAGCGCTGCGGAGAGGGGGCAAGCGCATCAGCCGGTGGGGGCCCCCCTCACCAGGGGTCTCATAAGGGAGGCTGGCTTGGTAGCACAAGCTGCTTGGCCTGCTCAGCGGCTTGGGGCCCCCGGGCGGGTGGGGAACCATCCCTGGGCTGTAACACTGGCCTCCAGGGCTTGAAAGTGCTTTGGTCTCCGTTGCTGGTGGAGGCTTGGCAGGGTAGCTCGGGTACTTGGGGCTGCCAGGGtacggctggggctgctggcatTGTCCCCCGCTCTCTATACCCATCATGGCATCACCGGCTGGCTGCTCCCCCCACATCAGCGCCTGCTGCGACTGCACATAGCTCCGAACCATCATCTCCTTGACCTGCAGCATGGGGGTCTGGGGCCTCCTGCTGGGGGGTTGCCCCATACCAAACCACGGGGCCTGTTGGCTCTCAGGCTGGTGGTACCCCTCACCCCTGGCACAGGCAGGCTGGGCTTGGCTGTATGGCAGCTGCTTCATGCCCTGGCAAGAGGCCAGAGCAGGCGCAGCTGCTTGGAACTGCTGCTCAGCCTTGATGTGGGCCTGGCCGAACTGGAAAGTGCCCTGCTGGCCTTCACCACCATGACCTTCTACTCCCATGTGCTTGGCATCTGGGACTGCatactgggcagagtggcactgccCCATGGCAGAGGGGGGTGCGGGATTAAGCCCTGCACCCTCGCCATCCCAGTGCCGCACTGTTGTGTGGAAAGCCAGGCTCATCTGGCACTGGGGCTGGGTATAGTCCAGTTGGTCAAAGCCGCCCTCCAGCTGTTCAGGACCCATCTGCAAGTTGCCTATCGTCCTGGGTGCACCTTGATGGGCCACGTTGCTTGGGAGCTCCATGCCTGCAGCCTGGCATGGGTAGCTCTGCTCCTGGTAACCCAGGTAAGGCTCCATTTCCAGCAGTTCCTGCTCTCCACCTGGGTTGGTGCTCTCCATGGTAGCGTTCTCTAAGAAGACGTTCTCAGTGATGCTTGGCGGTCGTGGCGGGAagaggtggcgctgcgggttggcATCCGAGCCCCCAATCGCCTGCCCACTGGCTCTGCCTATGCCTCCTGGGCTCATGTTGCTGAGGCTTTTGAACCTTTGCACTCTGGGGGGCGGGTTGGCCTCACCCACCATCTGGGAGGGGTCGCTGGCTCGCCGGGCACTGTGGCCAAGTGCTAGGTGGGGGTGGAGGATGCCAGAGCTGCACCTGTGGTATTCATTGGCACTGTGTCGATGCATGaaaggaggcagggcagagcctgaGTAATCTGCCATAAGGCTGGGCTGAGCAGCCCTCTCCATACTGTGCAGAGGGGTGGGAGGCGGCCCGCCTGTCGCAGCGGCATACTTGGCTTTGAGGCGGTATTGTTGGGCCGGTGTCAGGTTGCCCAGTCCTGGAAGACCTCCGCAGTGGCTGGCCTCGCTGGAGCGCCTGGAGGTGTCAGGGGAGATGGGCTCATACACGTCAGGTGGGCCCACCCCATTAGGGCCTCCCGCAGCTGGCAGGTATGGCGACACCATGGAGGAGCGGCGGCTGACGGTGTAGGCCGAGCTGATGGTGCTGGTGGTGCTGCCACGGCGCTCACTGGGCATGGACAGGGAGGGCAGGTCTCCAGACGACAGCTCCATGATGCGCCGGTGAGAGGCAGCGGAGGGGGGCCCACACAAGCCAGGCATCTCTCTTGTGGAGCCTGCGAAGAAGCAGCACAGTTGACTAAAAGGACAGAGAAAACACCTTTCAAAAAGCCAGGCCCAAAGCTAAGCCCATggtttgtagctggcttactagGCTCGAGGTAAGGCCTGACAGAATGGAGTAATGGCTCCTGGGCACCTGTCAGTCATATTTAGAGCATCGTATGTGATGTCAGCTGCAGGGCAGGGAGAAACATGGCTCAACCAGCTATGTGACCTAATTGGGAGGACGCAGTGCTAAATGGCTAAAGAAAGAAGAGCAGACCGCAAAACCAGTATCTGCAAGAGGTGATTTCACTGCAAGAGGTAAAACAGGAGAACAGCCGCGCCCAGCACTGATGCTGCTCTGCTGGCAGCCATCTTGAAGAGCAACAGTGGGCCTTGTTATTCTCACTGCCTCCTACCTATGTGAAACCCTCTATGCAGACCCTATTCTATGGGCATCCACAGGGGTAAAGGAAAACATGAAAATGGGGAGCAGGAGTTTCTGTCCATTTTGACTTCTAGCTCAagttctacaaatgctagaaacatACCCTTTAAGAAAAATGAAAGCTGGAGATCTAGAGATGAAGGCTCATCTGGATTTGGAGGTGGAGATGAGTGCCTGACCCCCTGCaggcacccctcccctcccctcctcttccccccaagACCTCCTTCCACACACACCTGACCCGGGGATGGAAGGCAGCTTGACCCCCTTTGCGGACAGGGGCTTGCGCAGCTGCTTCAGCTTGTCAATGCGCAGGTTCTCCAGCTTGTGCAGCGCCGACAGCCCTGAGTTGCCCATGGACTCCGACGGTTCCTCCAGCGCTGACAGGTCTTCCAAACTGCCACCCGCATTGGCATTCATCTCCACGCCACTGTCATTGTTGTTTGCGCTGCCCAAGGGAGAGCGCTCACTGCTGCAGGACGACTGGCCACCGGGGCTGGGCTGAGGTTTCtggagtgggtggggggtggagcaCAGCCACATCGCAGGGTTACAGCAATCATcacaacaactgggggggggtcatgcagggtgggggggagagatcttggctacttagaatcatagaattggaagggactacgagggtcctctagcccaacgccctgcgatgcaggaatcttttggccaacgtggagctcgaacccacgatcctgagattaagagtctcatgctctaccacttGAACTCACTGGGACCTGTATAGGAGTGGGGCACTTGCTTGTttcttttattacatttccacccctcctttcctcccaaaggagcccagggtggcaaacaaccaGTGATTAATCAATAGAAAGAATTCTAGTACAgataactgggccaaagcaaacaagatgaattttaacaaggagaaatgtaaggtactacacttgggcaaagggacccaggtggcgctgtggttaaaccactgagcctagggcttgctgatcagaaggtcggcggttcgaatccctgtgacggggtgagctcccgttgcttggtcccagctcctgccaacctagcagttcgaaagcacgtcaaaatgcaagtagataaataggaaccgctacagcgggaaggtaaacggtgtttccatgtgctgctctggtttgccagaagcggctttgtcattctggccacatgacctggaagctatacgccggctcccttggccaataatgcgagatgagcgcgcaaccccagagtcggtcacgactggacctaatggtcaggggtccctttacctttaccttttacacttgggcaaaagaaatgaaaggcacaaatacaggatgggtgacacctggcttgagagcagtacatgtgaaaaggatctaggagtcttggtagaccacaaacttgacatgagtcagcagtgtgatgcagcagctaaaaaagccaatgcaattctgggctgcatcaataggagtatagcatctagatcaagggaagtaatagtaccactgtactctgctctggtcagacctcacctggagtactgtgtccagttctgggcaccacagttcaagaaggatactgacaagctggaacgtgtccagaagagggcaaccaaaatggtcaaaggcctggaaacgatgccttatgaggaacagcttagggagctgggtatgtttagcctggagaagagaaggttaaggggtgatatgataaccatgttcaaatatatgaaaggatgtcatatggaggagggagaaagattgttttctgctgctccagagaagcggacacggagcagtggattcaagctacaagaaagaagattccacctaaacattaggaagaacttcctgacagtaagagctgttcggcagtggaatttgctaccaaggagtgtggtggagtctccttctttggaggtctttaagcagaggcttgacaggcatatgtcaagaatgctttgatggtgtttcctgcttggcagggggttggactggatgggccttgtggtctcttccaactctatgattctatgattctagatgcaGACAGGGAAAGATCTCAGCTTAAAAGGctggttggaagaggaaggtcttcatcaggcaccaaaaagacagCAGAGATGGCGTCTGTCTCATATTCAAGGGGAGGCCAtcccaaagggcaggtgccacaacactaaaggccgGATTCTTGTATTGTGCAGAATGGACCTTCTGATGAAATGGTATTtgcaggaggccctcacctgcagagtGTAGTGACTGTGTATATAAGGGGTTTCAAGTATCTTGGACCTTACCTGCATAGGTAGGGCCTTATAACACCGAAACCAGCACCTTAGCTACTTCAACTTGCTTCTTAAGCTGAATAAAGTATGATGGtagaacaatatttttaaaataaaaaaatgaggaCTGCCAGCTTTACTCATTAGATCCATCTACTTAGTTGATTAATCACTGGGGCAAATTCCAGTTGGTGTGGGCAATGGATTAGGGCGGTAGAAAGGAAAACGGGAATAATCCTGAGATCCTCAGGGTGCCAATTTCTGGAGATTTATAGTGCAACTGTTGAAAATGAAGTGCCTTGATTCCTTCCTCCAGGCCTGTATGCTGAAGAATGGACTGCAAGAACAGGAAGCTTCCCTGACTAAACTTTTTGGCTGAATCACAAATTCCCATCAAATTCTAATTCCTCTTTGGCTCAGTGTGGTTTGGTTTGGGAAGGTCTGTAGCTCAGCTCCCTGGCACCTGCAAGTACTGGCAGGAATGGGAGAAATCCCCACCTGAAtccatggagagccactgccagtcagtgtgtggGCAACACTGGGCCaggcagaccaatggtctgactcggtatcaggcagcttcctcatCTTTTCTGACTCATCCTTTCTGTGCTTCTTAAGAAGGAGGGAAGTGCTCCTTAAACTCAATAAATTCTAGCCTCATAGCCCAGTGTGGAGGCTGACCCTGGTGgtgggcactgccccaccaagctcagcctGCCTTCTGGCAACCCCCACCTACCAGACTTTCTGCTTGCGAACAGTGCAAGGGAAGCACTGCCTGccaccctccctctcctcagtcttATAGAACACAGCAGGGAATGGGTGGGCTCTGCCTAAcactggctctggcgccacctactgttggcctccttgccttctccCCTAGCAGTCTCAATgtccaccagccaccactgctcaGTGTCAAGACCCGTCCTCTGTGTGTCCTCTCCAAACAACCGTGATATGCCTTGCACTGGAATTTAGTCTCTCTTCTCCCAGCGCTGCCTGTGTAGCACAGCTTACCAAGTTAGAGTCAGGCACCATGAGTTTGCCTTCGTCTTTCCTGCCTTCGCTATCTCGCTCCTGTTTCATATCGCTGTGGAGAACTAGTGTCCGGCTGGTGGATATGGTGTCTCCGCGGTGCTTCTTGGTGACGTGGGCATCTGGTCCGTGCACTGTCTTGACATGCTTGCGCAGAGAACTGGGATCTGTGTATCGCTTGGTGCAGCCTGGGATCTTGCAGACGTAGGGTTTCTGCCAGGACACGAACAGATTATTATCCCTCACCGGTGGTGGTAACTTTAGGCATAGAATGCTTctctgcctcactttgcctcatagTAAAGTGCTTCAAATTGGGACTcttcagatgttggactgcagctcccatgaacccagggccggccctacgtgcaggctgggtggcgcagggcaccacggcgctggcccgccaggagggcgccgcgagctgcgcccgctggcaggccggccggtccgccgtgcagctgcatgctgtgcccacccgcccaccacgctgggaaacagggcaggagggcgccggagagatccggcgcacgacggcgccaggggcgctcaagacggccctgcatgaaCCCACACTATTGCCTATGCTGTagggggataatgggagttgtagtacaacagcaCCTAGAGACTTGAGGTTCGGGAGCACTGCTCTTAGTGGAAAGGCTGAAGCACTAGGTCATACCAATACTgcatgggggggggtgccatctTTTTGACGTGAGGCTACATGGTTCCATGGTTCACCCTAGGCCTACCTCGTTGGAATGTGTCCGGTTCTGGTGCTTGGCCCGGTCTGAAGCATTGGAGAAGGCCTTATTGCAGCCTTCGTGCTCACAAACGTAGGGCTTCTCACCCGTGTGGGAGCGCAAGTGGGTCTTGAGGTTCTCCAGTCGTGAGTAGGCCTTATTGCAGCCTTCAAACTGTAGGATAGCAAAGCAGTTGGTAGTTGTATGGCAAAATGGggaacccccaccccccgcaaaacCACTCTTTCTCTGTGCCAACCCAAATGTGTAGCTTCCTTTGTGCACACACCACACCCTTCTTCCAATGGGGCAGCCAGCCACATGGAAGTGGTGGAAGATGGAACCTGGCTCATAGTCACAGGCACTGGGTTCTGCCcaactttgggggtgcctggcgcATGTGTGTGATGCCACGTGGCAGGAGGAGTCTGCAAGGCCCACCACAGCCACAGGGAGGCCTGGTAAGGCCTGGTGGGTCCCCTTTGCAGCCGTGGGAGGGGTAGGCACGGCGAGGCCCAGCACAGGATGCAGAATATTGAGGGGCCCCGGCTGCCTCCTTGGAAATCTGAGCCACCCCTGCTCAGGGGTAGGGAATTCCATCAGAAATTGAAACTAGTGCAATATGCAAGTTTGCCcaaggtcaggaatggaaatcacacaAGTGAATTAAAACAGTACTCAATATTGACGTTTTTTAGTCCATACAAGTTATGCAAATCAgcagttttcaaaaaaaattcaggcccagaacccacttttaacccaaacatgcattagGGAACCTATTTCGTAATCTTTTACAATATATTTggatggtggtagtgctcctgttgtgatgcaccttggatcaggccacaacTCACTAGTGGGTCCTGACCCACCTGTTGAAGACCAGTGAGGTAAATAATTgcattattttctgcattgttctTGACGTTTCCATGCCACTGAAATGTATTGAAATTAATTACCAGTAAGTTTGTTCTGGACATAGTAGAGAATGAAACGACACAGATGTTAGCAGAAGCCAAATAGTAGCAATACAAAAACAGTATTCATTGTGAAGAAGACAAGGCGGGAGACAGTCATAGTGCGAACCTCATCAAACTTTGTCTCTCCACCCAGGACCAGAAACCAGCTGCCTCTTTGAGCCCCCGCCCTACTCACTGTGCACTTGtggggcttctctcctgtgtggcgCCTCATGTGAACAACCAGCATGTACTGAGCTTTGAAGGGTCGTTGTTCCCGAGAACACTCCCGCCAGTGGCACACAAACTCCTTCTTCTCCCCATGGATGTGCTCATTGTTAATATGCTACAATGACAAGGGAGCAATGCAGCAGAGGTAAAAAGTCAGTGGAAGTCAGTGGGAAACACAATTCATCGACAGCATTTATGGTTTAGCTTCTGAGCCTGCCTAATCACTGCAAAGCATTACAGAGTGGAAGCAGGGATCGTTCCAGGATGCAGAgccatagcgggggggggggggggagagtgtctAGCCAGGGTTTCTGACCTGGGTGAAGcttccagaggggtgccattgaggcccCCAGCCTCCCAGTATGTCTGGGCTTCAGCTGGAGAGAAAGATGAAAAAGTGAATGGCAACCATGAGCTCCTCTTTCCCCATGAAGCTGAAGAAGGCTCATTTGCAAGGTGGCACAGGAAGAAGGAGAgttgttattatatttatatgtttgtgCTGAGGAAAGCCCAAGAACATGCCTTCATCATATAGGcatacaccccccacccccaataaataaatattatatgcaAGGAAAAATAGCATTTCCATCCAGAACAGttaattcaacagttggtctgtgagcatttagaaaaggatgctgtgattactaagacccagcatgggtttctcaaaaataagtcatgctaaaccaatctgatttcttcttctttttttggtggctgatttcagtaaggcttttgacaaagtctcccatgattttctcacgaggaagctggtaaaatgtgggttgaacaaggtaaCTTAGGTGCCGGACCAAACCCAAaggtactcattaatggttcctcatcatccagggaaaaagtgacaagtgacaagggttctgtcctgggcccattgctgttcaacatctttataaatgacttggattaaggaattgaggggatgctcatcaaatctgcagatgacaccaaactgggagggatagctaaatacaggtttctacacacacacacacacacacacacacacacagcttaacatgaatcaacagtgtgatgcagcagcaaaaaaataataat
Above is a window of Zootoca vivipara chromosome 2, rZooViv1.1, whole genome shotgun sequence DNA encoding:
- the GLI1 gene encoding zinc finger protein GLI1 isoform X2, giving the protein MFNPMNPPVNNYVDHCYLRPLHGQGQPSAMVEGINDLPYYHQANSMGNHHTYGMPPGSEHPSHTDGPAVVTTSMQAPAHTSPLWNMPVITRGCPGQDASIDLQTVIRTSPNSLVAYINSRCASAGGSYGHLSIGTSSPSLGFQSPMGHQKAQGMSFGHNTPMAPCGSHEHMPGRPGMMHHMPPPRGMLKHCQLKSEPSLGSPLDALSTKCMEECSEGDISSPASTGTQDPLLGMLDPRDELEKEDGKVEAEAVYETNCHWEGCSKEFDTQEQLVHHINNEHIHGEKKEFVCHWRECSREQRPFKAQYMLVVHMRRHTGEKPHKCTFEGCNKAYSRLENLKTHLRSHTGEKPYVCEHEGCNKAFSNASDRAKHQNRTHSNEKPYVCKIPGCTKRYTDPSSLRKHVKTVHGPDAHVTKKHRGDTISTSRTLVLHSDMKQERDSEGRKDEGKLMVPDSNLKPQPSPGGQSSCSSERSPLGSANNNDSGVEMNANAGGSLEDLSALEEPSESMGNSGLSALHKLENLRIDKLKQLRKPLSAKGVKLPSIPGSGSTREMPGLCGPPSAASHRRIMELSSGDLPSLSMPSERRGSTTSTISSAYTVSRRSSMVSPYLPAAGGPNGVGPPDVYEPISPDTSRRSSEASHCGGLPGLGNLTPAQQYRLKAKYAAATGGPPPTPLHSMERAAQPSLMADYSGSALPPFMHRHSANEYHRCSSGILHPHLALGHSARRASDPSQMVGEANPPPRVQRFKSLSNMSPGGIGRASGQAIGGSDANPQRHLFPPRPPSITENVFLENATMESTNPGGEQELLEMEPYLGYQEQSYPCQAAGMELPSNVAHQGAPRTIGNLQMGPEQLEGGFDQLDYTQPQCQMSLAFHTTVRHWDGEGAGLNPAPPSAMGQCHSAQYAVPDAKHMGVEGHGGEGQQGTFQFGQAHIKAEQQFQAAAPALASCQGMKQLPYSQAQPACARGEGYHQPESQQAPWFGMGQPPSRRPQTPMLQVKEMMVRSYVQSQQALMWGEQPAGDAMMGIESGGQCQQPQPYPGSPKYPSYPAKPPPATETKALSSPGGQCYSPGMVPHPPGGPKPLSRPSSLCYQASLPYETPGEGGPHRLMRLPPLRSAEEARGFSMPLGKASGNKLMNAHQRHCQPPSCVAEDPGGPFTPRLDILKSNSFSYLPEEQVSNSLDTLDLENTHLDFTAILDDAEGLSPTSPPGGPANMAVGDMSSMLNSLAGENQFLNTLS
- the GLI1 gene encoding zinc finger protein GLI1 isoform X3 — translated: MFNPMNPPVNNYVDHCYLRPLHGQGQPSAMVEGINDLPYYHQANSMGNHHTYGMPPGSEHPSHTDGTRFSMSRSPAKLSKKRALSISPLSDASIDLQTVIRTSPNSLVAYINSRCASAGGSYGHLSIGTSSPSLGFQSPMGHQKAQGMSFGHNTPMAPCGSHEHMPGRPGMMHHMPPPRGMLKHCQLKSEPSLGSPLDALSTKCMEECSEGDISSPASTGTQDPLLGMLDPRDELEKEDGKVEAEAVYETNCHWEGCSKEFDTQEQLVHHINNEHIHGEKKEFVCHWRECSREQRPFKAQYMLVVHMRRHTGEKPHKCTFEGCNKAYSRLENLKTHLRSHTGEKPYVCEHEGCNKAFSNASDRAKHQNRTHSNEKPYVCKIPGCTKRYTDPSSLRKHVKTVHGPDAHVTKKHRGDTISTSRTLVLHSDMKQERDSEGRKDEGKLMVPDSNLKPQPSPGGQSSCSSERSPLGSANNNDSGVEMNANAGGSLEDLSALEEPSESMGNSGLSALHKLENLRIDKLKQLRKPLSAKGVKLPSIPGSGSTREMPGLCGPPSAASHRRIMELSSGDLPSLSMPSERRGSTTSTISSAYTVSRRSSMVSPYLPAAGGPNGVGPPDVYEPISPDTSRRSSEASHCGGLPGLGNLTPAQQYRLKAKYAAATGGPPPTPLHSMERAAQPSLMADYSGSALPPFMHRHSANEYHRCSSGILHPHLALGHSARRASDPSQMVGEANPPPRVQRFKSLSNMSPGGIGRASGQAIGGSDANPQRHLFPPRPPSITENVFLENATMESTNPGGEQELLEMEPYLGYQEQSYPCQAAGMELPSNVAHQGAPRTIGNLQMGPEQLEGGFDQLDYTQPQCQMSLAFHTTVRHWDGEGAGLNPAPPSAMGQCHSAQYAVPDAKHMGVEGHGGEGQQGTFQFGQAHIKAEQQFQAAAPALASCQGMKQLPYSQAQPACARGEGYHQPESQQAPWFGMGQPPSRRPQTPMLQVKEMMVRSYVQSQQALMWGEQPAGDAMMGIESGGQCQQPQPYPGSPKYPSYPAKPPPATETKALSSPGGQCYSPGMVPHPPGGPKPLSRPSSLCYQASLPYETPGEGGPHRLMRLPPLRSAEEARGFSMPLGKASGNKLMNAHQRHCQPPSCVAEDPGGPFTPRLDILKSNSFSYLPEEQVSNSLDTLDLENTHLDFTAILDDAEGLSPTSPPGGPANMAVGDMSSMLNSLAGENQFLNTLS